Proteins from one Mastacembelus armatus chromosome 16, fMasArm1.2, whole genome shotgun sequence genomic window:
- the LOC113136790 gene encoding ras-related and estrogen-regulated growth inhibitor-like protein, with protein MMVVVNSRVEATEGNQQRVEANILLLGAHNVGKSALTVRFLTRRFIGEYGDIESVYSRVDRIDGQGICFNIWDSQCSQVGDTCCSLSDKHLQWADGMILVYSICDRSSFEVVRQQLQQIRRSRKPSSVPVVIVGNKRDLQRHRSVSSEEGRLLALSQQCGFFEVSAAEAYHGVLLVFHRLVDLVRETRALRKTNAGVRGIVRSVSAVFGKKRAE; from the exons atgatggtggtggtgaacAGTCGGGTGGAGGCAACAGAGGGGAACCAGCAGCGGGTAGAGGCAAACATCCTGCTGCTGGGGGCCCACAATGTCGGGAAATCTG CACTCACTGTCCGGTTTCTGACCAGGAGATTTATCGGAGAGTACGGAGACATCG agTCCGTTTATAGTCGAGTCGACAGGATCGACGGTCAGGGGATCTGCTTCAACATCTGGGACTCTCAGTGCTCACAG GTCGGTGACACGTGTTGTTCCCTCAGTGACAAGCATCTGCAGTGGGCGGACGGGATGATCCTGGTCTACAGTATCTGCGATCGCAGTAGCTTCGAGGTCGTccggcagcagctgcagcagatccgCCGCAGCAGGAAACCGTCGTCCGTCCCTGTGGTCATCGTGGGGAACAAGCGGGACCTGCAGCGACACCGGAGTGTCTCCAGCGAGGAGGGCCGGCTGCTTGCTCTGTCGCAGCAATGCGGCTTCTTCGAGGTGTCTGCGGCTGAAGCGTACCACGGCGTCCTACTGGTCTTCCACCGGCTGGTCGACCTTGTCAGGGAGACCCGAGCACTGAGGAAGACGAATGCCGGAGTCCGGGGGATTGTCAGGAGCGTGTCGGCCGTTTTTGGAAAGAAACGAGCCGAATAG
- the trim33l gene encoding E3 ubiquitin-protein ligase TRIM33 — translation METTGDPGNSFAHQCSSCDASTSSCWCLDCSEALCDDCVSAHRRVTVTRSHRLLNQPPAGSVSAPPIKFCRLHPSEPLKLFCFTCKQFTCRDCQLMAHMNHRYEFVTEASDRLKKHLENRAQPIRAQRDTVKRSLRDMEARLEDIAQRESIMKEELQASYRELVQRLKQRMDQLMTEVQQVNHSERQLIHNKMAKLKQLQESQQSVTETAEKAKNTNDLLSLLSYSELIESQMKEFLNQDLSPPQTMYQLIVVAERQVMENILRLGELQISWVPFCVSQTSNQNRDAPPASHTIAAPAPTNPTPTSSLPVSSYQNFNQSGAPCTTSNTPASSVPVNPLSSSILQTFSHTKTNLGQVQWIKNDKPASAFRPLRPIVSNGPPSTAPSTSCKVLIPQSLLQNKTAASRGVLLTNALTVYQLPSWPLISVTPQCPVVIRPTLSCTLPATTCPTEQKHGSVVGSLIPGPQTPVLVSGQTLSLDTAANCNSAGPSQMAVQTHKQTPSPQTLNDKHPPSSPLAPPFEVTADLSSLKHEQQSLVVKAVADSACDHSVPLVEEGPQEPAENEPTSTVCEETEPAEKLLAPERADSNAEEPGSVIGQQDYSMSQWQPRVCLYRLPAFQCPPEHPLSGFRVLPSNNKDEFHMEELSEAPQCVHADVSSHCGDEPPLTPESPGALKIVSCSACSAANSSIICVSCGRGYHRDCHIPPIGADIRSEWVCSLCQDLSDPLDPYSSERPQSPCLSLQDQRRFETVLLYLKVERHGRVSQSACFWSRLKVISERLTLHRSPPYRTAAEFHYDIQNLFDESSPPQDDGVFNKLQESFQERLAKTLLLTPTRTAQGEKCTESQRQHSNTASSADVKLKETRKRLKDFLVLTSGAKRLKQQAERATVRK, via the exons ATGGAGACAACAGGAGATCCAGGAAACAGCTTTGCTCACCAG tgcagcagctgtgacgCCTCCACTTCCAGCTGCTGGTGTCTGGACTGCAGCGAAGCTCTGTGCGACGACTGTGTTTCAGCCCATCGCAGAGTCACCGTCACCAGGTCGCACAGGCTCCTCAACCAGCCGCCCGCAG GAAGTGTCTCAGCTCCTCCCATCAAGTTCTGCAGACTCCACCCATCTGAGCCGCTCAAGCTCTTCTGCTTCACCTGTAAACAGTTCACCTGCAGAGACTGTCAGCTCATGGCTCATATGAACCACAG GTATGAGTTTGTCACTGAAGCGTCTGACCGTCTGAAGAAGCACCTGGAGAACAgggctcagccaatcagagcgcaGAGAGACACTGTGAAGCGGAGTCTGCGGGACATGGAGGCCAG gctGGAGGACATTGCTCAGCGTGAGTCTATAATGAAGGAGGAGCTGCAGGCGTCCTACAGAGAACTTGTTCAGCGCCTGAAACAGAGGATGGACCAACTGATGACAGAGGTtcag CAGGTGAACCATTCGGAGCGTCAGCTGATTCACAACAAGATGGCGAAGctcaaacagctgcaggagaGTCAACAGTCGGTGactgaaactgcagaaaaagcCAAAAACACCAACGACCTGCTGTCACTGCTCAGCTACTCTGAACTG ATTGAGTCTCAGATGAAGGAGTTCCTGAATCAGGATCTGTCTCCCCCACAGACCATGTATCAGCTGATCGTTGTCGCCGAGAGGCAGGTCATGGAAAACATCTTAAGGCTGG GTGAGCTTCAAATTTCTTGGGTCCCCTTCTGTGTGTCACAGACCTCCAATCAGAACAGAGACGCTCCACCTGCCTCGCACACAATCGCTGCTCCCGCTCCCACCAATCCAACACCCacctcctctcttcctgtctcctcctACCAGAATTTCAACCAATCCGGTGCTCCCTGTACCACAAGCAACACCCCAGCCTCTTCTGTACCCGTGAaccctctgtcctcctctatTCTGCAGACATTCTCTCACACGAAGACCAACCTGGGTCAGGTGCAGTGgataaaaaatgacaaacctGCTTCTGCTTTCCGGCCCCTGCGGCCTATCGTGTCCAATGGCCCCCCATCAACGGCTCCGTCTACTTCCTGTAAAGTCCTAATCCCGCAGTCTCTGCTTCAGAACAAGACCGCTGCTTCCAGGGGCGTCCTGCTGACCAACGCTCTGACTGTTTACCAGCTACCATCCTGGCCCCTTATCTCAGTCACGCCTCAATGTCCCGTGGTGATCAGGCCGACTTTGTCCTGCACCTTACCTGCAACCACCTGCCCTACAGAGCAGAAACATGGCAGTGTGGTAGGAAGCCTTATCCCAGGACCGCAGACTCCGGTCTTAGTCAGTGGTCAGACTCTTTCTTTGGACACTGCAGCAAACTGTAATTCTGCTGGGCCGAGCCAGATGGCGGTACAGACCCACAAACAAACGCCCAGCCCTCAAACCTTGAACGATAAACATCCTCCGTCTTCCCCCCTAGCTCCCCCCTTTGAGGTCACAGCTGACTTGTCCTCTCTGAAACACGAGCAGCAGAGTCTGGTGGTGAAGGCCGTAGCTGACTCGGCCTGTGATCACAGTGTCCCCCTGGTGGAGGAAGGGCCGCAGGAACCTGCAGAGAACGAACCGACCTCCACTGTGTGCGAAGAAACCGAACCTGCAGAGAAACTGTTGGCACCTGAAAGAGCAGACAGTAACGCCGAAGAACCGGGCTCTGTGATTGGACAACAGGACTACAGTATGAGCCAATGGCAGCCCAGAGTGTGTCTGTACAGACTTCCTGCGTTCCAGTGTCCACCTGAACATCCCCTCTCTGGTTTTCGCGTGCTCCCCAGTAACAATAAAGATGAGTTTCACATGGAAGAACTGAGTGAGGCCCCTCAG tgtgtccATGCTGACGTCTCCAGTCACTGTGGGGACGAGCCGCCGTTGACTCCTGAGTCTCCGGGGGCCCTGAAGATAGTttcctgctctgcctgcagTGCTGCTAACAGTTCAATCATCTGTGTGTCCTGCGGGCGAGGATACCACAGAGACTGTCACATCCCCCCCATCGGAGCTGACATTCG GTCAGAGTGGGTCTGTTCTCTGTGTCAGGACCTGTCGGACCCTTTGGACCCCTACAGCTCTGAGAGGCCACAAAGTCCGTGTCTGAGTCTGCAGGACCAGAGG aggtttgagactgtgctgctgtaccTGAAGGTCGAACGTCATGGTCGAGTTTCTCAG tctgcCTGTTTCTGGTCTCGTCTGAAAGTGATTTCAGAGCGTCTGACTCTCCATCGCTCTCCCCCCTATCGAACAGCTGCAGAGTTTCACTACGACATCCAGAATCTGTTCGACGAGTCGTCACCCCCACAG GACGACGGCGTCTTCAACAAACTGCAGGAGAGTTTTCAGGAGAGGTTGGCGAAAACGTTGCTGCTGACACCAACACGCACAGCCCAAGGAGAGAAATGTACGGAGTCCCAGCGGCAGCACTCCAACACAGCGAGCTCCGCCGATGTCAAACTGAAGGAGACCAGGAAGAGACTGAAAGACTTTTTGGTCCTGACGTCAGGAGCCAAGAGACTAAAGCAACAGGCTGAACGGGCCACAGTCAGAAAGTAA
- the plin6 gene encoding perilipin 6 isoform X1, translating into MRFADREASDYHNDETSAVLRVSRLPLVRSALQSVTSVYSEAKGRYPLLGLMGGVAEVSVRSVSHMAMMQATPLLQSLEPQIEVANSFALVGLDRLEKNFPILNQSTDEVIGHLKDALFLTLDNVQLWLVDGLDGALDRWEHLADATWGAVQLLQNSQVGQATTTGLDNVLTRLEDATAYYLPLPPTLRQEWEMRVQQYEDENEDDEPSLWMRVRSLLLRLVLQLHHRMMQVRQQLQGAIGTLGDAADKVGLGRVLDLVGDLLQYLQGLLMVLVYQAESLREVTLNRVKGQATMLAGLSPVRQIRELPTLIQELLRDLQELSKMLLQLVINTTPLYNMVSPELQQPSEQEVEDFLNQEDFRSNNSSHRSSINSLSRPRRGRSIYSRAARDSGGPQSPEPPTCRRSSVKDPPPPKPEVLPVSSDGGDYRRPSATELLLTPLKQFVAQSQKAFEYLSPNSPDTADAMAEADF; encoded by the exons ATGAG gTTCGCTGACAGAGAAGCCTCAGATTATCACAATGATGAG ACCAGCGCAGTGCTGAGAGTTTCTCGCCTGCCTCTGGTTCGCTCGGCCTTACAGTCAGTGACCTCAGTGTACTCTGAGGCCAAAGGTCGTTACCCCCTGCtggggctgatgggaggagtgGCTGAGGTCAGTGTTCGCAGCGTCTCGCACATGGCCATGATGCAAGCTACGCCCCTCCTCCAGAGTCTGGAGCCTCAGA TTGAAGTCGCTAACAGCTTTGCTCTTGTTGGTCTTGACCGTCTGGAGAAAAACTTCCCCATCCTGAACCAGTCCACAGACGAG GTCATTGGTCACCTGAAGGACGCCCTGTTCCTGACCCTGGACAACGTGCAGCTGTGGCTGGTGGACGGTTTGGACGGAGCTCTGGATCGGTGGGAGCACCTGGCTGATGCAACCTGGGGGGCAGTGCAGCTGCTGCAAAACTCTCAGGTGGGCCAAGCCACCACGACCGGACTGGACAATGTGCTAACTCGTCTGGAGGACGCCACTGCCTACTACCTGCCCCTCCCACCCACATTGC GTCAGGAGTGGGAGATGAGGGTGCAGCAGTATGAGGATGAAAACGAGGATGATGAGCCCAGTCTGTGGATGCGGGTCCGCAGCCTCCTGCTGCGTCTCGTCCTGCAGCTTCATCATCGTATGATGCAGGTCAGACAGCAGCTGCAGGGAGCCATCGGGACTCTGGGAGACGCCGCAGACAAG GTGGGTCTGGGTCGGGTCCTGGATCTGGTGGGGGACCTGCTGCAGTACCTGCAGGGCCTCCTAATGGTGCTGGTGTATCAAGCAGAGAGTCTCAGAGAGGTGACCCTGAACAGAGTGAAAGGTCAGGCCACCATGTTGGCAGGGTTGAGTCCGGTACGTCAGATCCGAGAGCTGCCGACCCTGATCCAGGAGCTGCTTCGAGACCTGCAGGAACTCTCCAAGATGCTCCTGCAGCTGGTGATCAACACCACGCCGCTCTACAACATGGTGAGTCCAGAG ttgcagCAGCCGTCTGAGCAGGAGGTGGAAGATTTCCTGAACCAGGAGGACTTCAGGTCTAACAACTCATCTCATCGCAGCTCGATCAACAGTCTCTCCCGTCCTCGCCGTGGACGCAGTATCTATTCCCGTGCTGCCCGTGACTCTGGTGGCCCTCAAAGTCCTGAACCCCCCACTTGTCGCCGCTCCAGTGTGAAAGACCCCCCGCCCCCCAAACCAGAAGTTCTGCCTGTGTCTTCCGATGGCGGCGATTACCGAAGGCCATCGGCCACCGAGCTGCTCCTCACGCCGCTCAAACAGTTTGTCGCTCAGAGCCAGAAGGCCTTCGAGTACTTGAGCCCCAACTCTCCTGACACCGCCGACGCCATGGCAGAAGCCGACTTTTAA
- the plin6 gene encoding perilipin 6 isoform X2, with translation MRFADREASDYHNDETSAVLRVSRLPLVRSALQSVTSVYSEAKGRYPLLGLMGGVAEVSVRSVSHMAMMQATPLLQSLEPQIEVANSFALVGLDRLEKNFPILNQSTDEVIGHLKDALFLTLDNVQLWLVDGLDGALDRWEHLADATWGAVQLLQNSQVGQATTTGLDNVLTRLEDATAYYLPLPPTLRQEWEMRVQQYEDENEDDEPSLWMRVRSLLLRLVLQLHHRMMQVRQQLQGAIGTLGDAADKVGLGRVLDLVGDLLQYLQGLLMVLVYQAESLREVTLNRVKGQATMLAGLSPVRQIRELPTLIQELLRDLQELSKMLLQLVINTTPLYNMLQQPSEQEVEDFLNQEDFRSNNSSHRSSINSLSRPRRGRSIYSRAARDSGGPQSPEPPTCRRSSVKDPPPPKPEVLPVSSDGGDYRRPSATELLLTPLKQFVAQSQKAFEYLSPNSPDTADAMAEADF, from the exons ATGAG gTTCGCTGACAGAGAAGCCTCAGATTATCACAATGATGAG ACCAGCGCAGTGCTGAGAGTTTCTCGCCTGCCTCTGGTTCGCTCGGCCTTACAGTCAGTGACCTCAGTGTACTCTGAGGCCAAAGGTCGTTACCCCCTGCtggggctgatgggaggagtgGCTGAGGTCAGTGTTCGCAGCGTCTCGCACATGGCCATGATGCAAGCTACGCCCCTCCTCCAGAGTCTGGAGCCTCAGA TTGAAGTCGCTAACAGCTTTGCTCTTGTTGGTCTTGACCGTCTGGAGAAAAACTTCCCCATCCTGAACCAGTCCACAGACGAG GTCATTGGTCACCTGAAGGACGCCCTGTTCCTGACCCTGGACAACGTGCAGCTGTGGCTGGTGGACGGTTTGGACGGAGCTCTGGATCGGTGGGAGCACCTGGCTGATGCAACCTGGGGGGCAGTGCAGCTGCTGCAAAACTCTCAGGTGGGCCAAGCCACCACGACCGGACTGGACAATGTGCTAACTCGTCTGGAGGACGCCACTGCCTACTACCTGCCCCTCCCACCCACATTGC GTCAGGAGTGGGAGATGAGGGTGCAGCAGTATGAGGATGAAAACGAGGATGATGAGCCCAGTCTGTGGATGCGGGTCCGCAGCCTCCTGCTGCGTCTCGTCCTGCAGCTTCATCATCGTATGATGCAGGTCAGACAGCAGCTGCAGGGAGCCATCGGGACTCTGGGAGACGCCGCAGACAAG GTGGGTCTGGGTCGGGTCCTGGATCTGGTGGGGGACCTGCTGCAGTACCTGCAGGGCCTCCTAATGGTGCTGGTGTATCAAGCAGAGAGTCTCAGAGAGGTGACCCTGAACAGAGTGAAAGGTCAGGCCACCATGTTGGCAGGGTTGAGTCCGGTACGTCAGATCCGAGAGCTGCCGACCCTGATCCAGGAGCTGCTTCGAGACCTGCAGGAACTCTCCAAGATGCTCCTGCAGCTGGTGATCAACACCACGCCGCTCTACAACATG ttgcagCAGCCGTCTGAGCAGGAGGTGGAAGATTTCCTGAACCAGGAGGACTTCAGGTCTAACAACTCATCTCATCGCAGCTCGATCAACAGTCTCTCCCGTCCTCGCCGTGGACGCAGTATCTATTCCCGTGCTGCCCGTGACTCTGGTGGCCCTCAAAGTCCTGAACCCCCCACTTGTCGCCGCTCCAGTGTGAAAGACCCCCCGCCCCCCAAACCAGAAGTTCTGCCTGTGTCTTCCGATGGCGGCGATTACCGAAGGCCATCGGCCACCGAGCTGCTCCTCACGCCGCTCAAACAGTTTGTCGCTCAGAGCCAGAAGGCCTTCGAGTACTTGAGCCCCAACTCTCCTGACACCGCCGACGCCATGGCAGAAGCCGACTTTTAA